In Janthinobacterium sp. J1-1, a single genomic region encodes these proteins:
- a CDS encoding RNA-binding protein: MANLQLFQSVNQAEKQAENLPAALAVNAEGAPAYGLSPRHQLAQYAATGCLNTTFYASAEAQLAMVLELCKAIDPRFIAQTAVYCRERGHMKDMPALLVAVLAGQGAQQLAPAFARVIDNGKMLRNFVQILRSGAVGRKSLGTRPKKLVQAWLNNASEQVLLAALVGNAPSLADVVKMVHPKPQEAWRAAFFAWLVGKQYQAADLPPSLAAFERYKADPSLPVPLVPFQMLTALPLSAEQWAQIARQGGWQMLRMNLNTFARHGVFGVDGMAELIADKLRDPQAIARGKVFPYQLMSACMAAGDSVPAIVKAALEQALEISLLNVPQVAGKVVVCADVSGSMSSPVSGYRGSATSSMRCIDVAALVAAAMLRKNPGTVVLPFEQNVVECELDAENSVMENATKLAAIGGGGTNCSAPLARMNWKNIPADLVIFVSDNESWVDAKRGGATATMHQWQKFKRHNPQARMVCIDIAPHATTQACEREDILNIGGFSDEVFKMIALFACGQLDPAHWVGEIEAIEFAVV, encoded by the coding sequence ATGGCCAACCTGCAGTTATTCCAGAGCGTGAATCAGGCTGAAAAGCAGGCTGAAAATTTGCCGGCGGCGCTGGCCGTCAATGCCGAAGGCGCGCCTGCCTATGGGCTGTCGCCGCGCCACCAGCTGGCGCAATATGCGGCCACTGGCTGCCTGAACACGACGTTTTATGCCAGCGCCGAAGCGCAGCTGGCCATGGTGCTGGAATTGTGCAAGGCCATCGATCCGCGATTCATCGCGCAGACGGCCGTGTATTGCCGCGAACGTGGCCATATGAAAGACATGCCTGCCTTGCTGGTGGCCGTGCTGGCCGGGCAGGGGGCGCAGCAACTGGCGCCGGCGTTTGCCCGCGTGATCGACAACGGCAAGATGCTGCGCAACTTCGTGCAGATATTGCGCTCGGGCGCCGTGGGCCGCAAGTCGCTGGGTACGCGTCCGAAAAAGCTGGTGCAGGCCTGGCTGAACAACGCCTCCGAACAGGTCTTGCTGGCGGCATTGGTGGGCAATGCGCCATCGCTGGCCGACGTGGTGAAGATGGTGCATCCGAAGCCGCAGGAGGCGTGGCGCGCCGCCTTCTTTGCCTGGCTGGTCGGCAAGCAATATCAGGCTGCGGACTTGCCGCCATCGCTGGCCGCTTTCGAGCGCTACAAGGCCGATCCATCGCTGCCTGTGCCGCTGGTTCCTTTCCAGATGCTGACGGCACTGCCTTTGTCGGCAGAGCAGTGGGCGCAGATCGCGCGGCAGGGTGGCTGGCAGATGCTGCGCATGAATCTGAATACCTTTGCCCGTCATGGCGTGTTCGGCGTCGACGGCATGGCCGAACTGATCGCGGACAAGTTGCGCGACCCGCAAGCGATTGCCAGGGGCAAGGTTTTTCCTTACCAGCTGATGTCGGCCTGCATGGCGGCCGGCGACAGTGTGCCGGCCATCGTCAAGGCGGCTCTGGAACAGGCGCTGGAAATATCGCTGCTGAACGTGCCGCAGGTCGCCGGCAAGGTGGTGGTCTGTGCAGACGTTTCCGGTTCCATGTCGTCGCCGGTCAGCGGCTATCGCGGCAGCGCCACTTCCAGCATGCGCTGCATCGACGTGGCGGCGCTGGTGGCAGCGGCCATGCTGCGCAAGAACCCCGGCACGGTGGTGCTGCCGTTCGAGCAAAACGTGGTCGAGTGCGAACTCGATGCGGAAAACAGCGTAATGGAAAATGCGACCAAGCTGGCGGCCATCGGTGGCGGCGGCACCAATTGCAGCGCGCCGCTGGCGCGCATGAACTGGAAAAACATACCGGCCGACCTGGTGATTTTTGTGTCCGACAATGAGTCCTGGGTCGACGCCAAGCGTGGTGGTGCGACGGCCACCATGCACCAGTGGCAGAAGTTCAAGCGGCACAATCCGCAGGCCAGAATGGTGTGCATCGATATCGCACCGCACGCCACCACGCAGGCCTGCGAGCGGGAAGACATCTTGAATATCGGCGGTTTTTCCGACGAGGTGTTCAAGATGATCGCCCTGTTCGCTTGCGGCCAGCTGGACCCCGCCCATTGGGTGGGCGAGATCGAAGCCATCGAGTTCGCAGTGGTGTGA
- the rtcA gene encoding RNA 3'-terminal phosphate cyclase: protein MIEIDGSQGEGGGQILRSALTLSMITGQPFRLTGIRAGRAKPGLLRQHLVAVQAAVQLCGARTSPVALGSSTLEFVPGPIRGGDYRFAIGSAGSCTLVLQTLLPALLHADGPSTVQVSGGTHNPLAPPVHFLQRAYGRILEKMGARIDIELLRFGFFPAGGGEVRSTVQPCARLQPIELLVRGERIDGHAESFVAGVPAGVAERELERVASGMGWSGKQLRLRGLPAEQGPGNVLLLTLEHEHVTEVFASFGEKSVLAETVAKRLLNEVRRYLKSEAAVGEHLADQLLLPMALAGGGAFTATAISQHALTNADIIARFLPVTIRFEQHQHAALCTVERTI, encoded by the coding sequence ATGATAGAGATAGATGGATCGCAGGGCGAGGGCGGCGGGCAGATATTGCGTTCGGCCTTGACCCTGTCCATGATCACGGGACAGCCATTCCGCTTGACAGGCATACGCGCCGGCAGGGCCAAGCCCGGCCTGCTGCGCCAGCACTTGGTGGCCGTGCAGGCGGCGGTACAACTCTGCGGCGCGCGCACTTCGCCGGTGGCGCTGGGTTCCTCCACGCTGGAATTCGTGCCCGGTCCGATTCGGGGTGGCGACTACCGCTTCGCCATCGGAAGCGCCGGCAGCTGCACGCTGGTGTTGCAGACGCTATTGCCGGCGCTGCTGCATGCGGATGGTCCGTCGACCGTGCAGGTCAGCGGCGGCACGCATAATCCGCTGGCGCCGCCCGTGCATTTCCTGCAGCGCGCGTACGGCCGCATCCTGGAAAAAATGGGGGCGCGGATCGACATCGAGCTGCTGCGCTTCGGCTTCTTTCCGGCCGGCGGCGGCGAGGTGCGCTCCACCGTGCAACCATGCGCACGCTTGCAGCCGATCGAGCTGCTGGTGCGTGGCGAACGCATCGACGGCCATGCGGAGAGTTTTGTCGCCGGCGTGCCGGCCGGCGTGGCCGAGCGCGAACTGGAACGCGTGGCGTCCGGCATGGGCTGGAGCGGCAAGCAGTTGCGCCTGCGTGGCCTGCCGGCAGAGCAGGGACCGGGCAATGTGCTGCTGCTGACCCTGGAGCACGAACACGTGACGGAAGTGTTTGCGTCGTTTGGCGAAAAGTCGGTGCTGGCCGAAACGGTGGCCAAGCGCCTGCTGAACGAGGTGCGGCGCTATCTGAAATCCGAGGCGGCCGTCGGCGAGCACCTGGCGGACCAGTTGCTGCTGCCGATGGCGCTGGCCGGTGGCGGCGCATTTACGGCCACCGCCATCTCGCAGCATGCGCTGACCAATGCCGATATCATCGCCCGCTTCCTGCCGGTCACCATACGCTTCGAGCAGCATCAACATGCCGCCCTGTGCACGGTGGAGCGTACGATTTAA
- a CDS encoding pentapeptide repeat-containing protein encodes MRSAPVRLAATGALLCWALCLAPQSAFAQILNGEAAPEVTIINGCHLWPYAQCANADLRGANLVGKDLHGADFRGARLMRANLRSANLAGALLDGADLTGAMAYSLNAPGASFRKAILAGANLETSRLMRADMDGADLRGASLEAARLNLASLVGASLVDADLQEAKFWGSNLKNANLERAILRFAIFPDANLEGCTGCPPGW; translated from the coding sequence ATGAGGTCCGCGCCGGTCCGCCTGGCGGCGACCGGCGCGCTGCTGTGCTGGGCCCTGTGCCTGGCACCGCAGTCCGCCTTCGCACAGATACTCAACGGCGAAGCCGCACCCGAGGTCACCATCATCAATGGCTGCCACCTGTGGCCATACGCGCAATGCGCCAACGCCGACCTGCGCGGCGCCAACCTGGTCGGCAAGGACCTGCACGGCGCCGACTTTCGCGGTGCGCGCCTGATGCGGGCCAACCTGCGCAGCGCCAACCTGGCCGGTGCCCTGCTCGATGGTGCCGACCTGACGGGGGCGATGGCCTATTCGCTCAATGCGCCGGGCGCCTCATTCAGGAAGGCCATCCTGGCCGGCGCCAACCTGGAGACGAGCCGGCTGATGCGGGCCGACATGGACGGCGCCGACCTGCGCGGCGCCAGCCTGGAAGCGGCGCGCCTGAACCTGGCCAGCCTGGTGGGCGCCAGCCTGGTCGACGCCGACCTGCAGGAAGCGAAATTCTGGGGCTCGAACCTGAAAAACGCCAACCTCGAGCGCGCCATCCTGCGCTTTGCCATTTTCCCCGACGCCAACCTGGAGGGCTGCACCGGCTGCCCGCCGGGCTGGTAA
- the rtcR gene encoding RNA repair transcriptional activator RtcR — protein MQAKRTVVIGFLGTQLDNGRGAARWEKWRPSVALTRHDDKVIDRFELLYTGPQFENLVRQVSQDIASVSPETELVAHDLPITDAWDFEEVYAALYDFASSYPFDPDQEDYWIHITTGSHVAQICMFLMTEARYFPGRLVQTSPPKRQNANNPGSYALIDLDLSRYDQIAQRFTREQAAGVAFLKSGIATRNARFNTMIDEIERVAIKSKAPMLLMGPTGAGKSFLARRVYELKKSRHQLDGKFIDLNCATLHGDGAASTLFGHIKGSFTGAGADRPGLLRSAHKGLLFLDEIGELGLDEQAMLLKAIEEKRFFPVGADTEVQSDFQLIAGTNRDLGKEVAAGRFREDLYARINLWTYALPGLAQRPEDIEPNLEYLLAQYSVESGERVRFNKEARERFMRFAMSPSAAWRGNFRDLSAAVTRLATLSEAGRITDNVAEDEIRRLKRLWQTHDGQAGGADIALAAIMGEEAASQLDLFDALQLRSVIEICRQSNSLSDAGRKLYAVSRDAKAKPNDADRLKKFLARFALSWDTVVMEKQEN, from the coding sequence ATGCAAGCCAAACGCACGGTGGTGATCGGTTTCCTGGGCACGCAGCTCGACAATGGCAGGGGCGCCGCGCGCTGGGAGAAGTGGCGTCCCAGCGTGGCGCTGACGCGGCACGACGACAAGGTCATCGACCGCTTCGAGCTGCTGTACACGGGGCCGCAATTCGAGAACCTGGTGCGTCAGGTGTCGCAGGATATCGCCAGCGTGTCGCCGGAAACAGAGCTGGTGGCACACGACCTGCCGATCACGGATGCCTGGGATTTTGAAGAGGTGTACGCGGCGCTGTATGATTTTGCCAGCAGCTACCCCTTCGATCCGGACCAGGAAGACTACTGGATCCATATCACCACCGGCAGTCATGTGGCGCAGATCTGCATGTTCCTGATGACGGAAGCACGCTATTTTCCCGGCCGCCTGGTGCAGACCTCGCCACCGAAACGCCAGAATGCGAACAATCCGGGCAGCTACGCCTTGATCGACCTCGACCTGTCGCGCTATGACCAGATCGCCCAGCGTTTTACGCGCGAGCAGGCGGCCGGCGTGGCGTTTCTGAAGTCCGGCATCGCCACCCGCAACGCGCGCTTCAATACCATGATCGACGAAATCGAGCGCGTCGCCATCAAGTCGAAAGCGCCGATGCTGCTGATGGGGCCTACCGGCGCAGGCAAATCCTTCCTGGCGCGCCGCGTATATGAGCTGAAAAAATCGCGCCACCAGCTCGATGGCAAATTCATCGACCTCAATTGCGCCACCCTGCATGGCGACGGCGCGGCCTCCACCTTGTTCGGCCATATCAAGGGCTCGTTTACAGGCGCAGGTGCCGATCGCCCGGGCTTGCTGCGCAGCGCCCACAAGGGCTTGCTGTTTCTCGATGAAATCGGCGAACTGGGACTCGACGAGCAGGCCATGCTATTGAAGGCGATCGAGGAAAAGCGGTTCTTCCCGGTCGGCGCGGATACGGAAGTACAAAGCGACTTCCAGCTGATCGCCGGCACCAACCGCGACCTGGGAAAAGAGGTGGCGGCCGGCCGCTTTCGCGAAGACCTGTATGCGCGCATCAATCTGTGGACGTATGCATTGCCCGGCCTGGCCCAGCGGCCGGAAGACATTGAGCCGAACCTGGAATACCTGCTGGCGCAATACAGCGTCGAGTCCGGCGAGCGCGTGCGCTTCAACAAGGAGGCGCGCGAACGTTTCATGCGCTTCGCCATGTCGCCATCGGCCGCCTGGCGCGGCAATTTCCGCGACCTGTCGGCGGCCGTCACGCGTCTTGCCACCCTGTCGGAAGCTGGCCGCATTACCGACAACGTCGCCGAGGATGAAATCAGGCGCTTGAAACGGCTATGGCAAACGCACGATGGCCAGGCCGGCGGTGCGGACATCGCGCTGGCGGCCATCATGGGCGAGGAAGCGGCGTCGCAACTGGATCTGTTCGATGCGCTGCAGCTGCGCTCGGTGATCGAGATATGCCGGCAATCGAACAGCCTGTCCGATGCGGGGCGCAAATTGTATGCGGTGTCGCGTGATGCAAAGGCCAAACCCAACGACGCCGACCGGCTCAAGAAATTCCTGGCCCGCTTTGCATTGAGCTGGGATACAGTAGTCATGGAAAAACAAGAGAACTGA
- a CDS encoding TonB-dependent receptor, translating into MKQYRFRLNAVAALFALGAWPVASALAAELEADAQVATLPVADVVVVSATRIGHPSFDLPASIDVIDSARIQDGQIRVNASEALAFVPGLVVQNRQNYAQDLQISSRGFGARSAFGVRGVRLISDGIPASMPDGQGQAATFNLDTAERIEVLRGPFSAIYGNHSGGVIQLFSRDGQGPASVELNVTGGSYGTNKVDLNAQGEANGIGYVLDGSRFRTDGFRDHSAATREQAFGKITVKPTADSKLTIVANSLHQGGTQDPLGATWATFERDPRAGEIDATDPQNPKRTLAERYNTRKSIDHQQIGATYEQRFGDDRLRVMAYGGNRDVIQYQAFTKGFQAPATHSGGVVDFKRDFYGIDTNWTHVNQLAGGKLSTTFGIDYGRSKDDRTGYENYIGDVFGLKGRLRRDEQNVVSSLDPYIQAEWQSGPWMLSAGVRHSKMKVAVDDHYLGNGNDSGSLEFSHTTPVLGVLYQVNPNLNVYASAARGFEAPTLNELFYSGSGSGFNFKLKPATSTNLEAGFKARISNNTRVNAAVFQVHTDDELVVDASSGGRTSYKNASKTVRQGVEVSLDSSLPYGFTTRWALTSLHAVYDEAFGAVAKGSRLPGVPSANLFAELAWKDNLDRYGAAFETVASNQVYAEDSNQEKPAPGYTVFNVRVNAKQSLGNWRFKQFARLNNLFDKTYVGSVIVGDSNKRYYEAAPGRNWLLGTSAQYVF; encoded by the coding sequence ATGAAGCAGTACCGATTCCGTTTGAACGCCGTCGCCGCCCTGTTCGCGCTGGGCGCCTGGCCGGTTGCCAGCGCCCTGGCGGCCGAGCTTGAGGCTGACGCGCAAGTCGCTACCTTGCCGGTAGCCGATGTGGTGGTGGTCAGCGCCACCCGCATCGGCCACCCCAGCTTCGACCTGCCAGCCTCGATTGACGTCATCGACAGCGCGCGCATCCAGGATGGCCAGATCCGCGTCAACGCCTCCGAAGCGCTGGCCTTTGTCCCGGGCCTGGTGGTGCAGAACCGCCAGAACTATGCGCAGGACTTGCAGATCTCGTCGCGCGGCTTCGGCGCCCGCTCGGCCTTCGGCGTGCGCGGCGTGCGCCTGATCAGCGACGGTATCCCGGCCAGCATGCCCGACGGCCAGGGCCAGGCGGCCACCTTCAACCTGGACACGGCCGAACGCATCGAAGTGCTGCGCGGACCATTCTCGGCCATCTACGGCAACCACTCGGGCGGCGTGATCCAGCTGTTTTCCAGGGACGGCCAGGGCCCCGCCTCGGTGGAGCTGAATGTCACCGGCGGCAGCTACGGCACCAATAAAGTCGACCTCAATGCGCAAGGTGAAGCGAACGGCATCGGCTATGTGCTCGACGGTTCGCGCTTTCGCACCGATGGCTTTCGCGACCACAGCGCCGCCACGCGCGAACAGGCCTTCGGCAAGATCACCGTCAAGCCCACGGCCGACAGCAAGCTGACCATCGTCGCCAACAGCCTGCACCAGGGCGGCACGCAGGATCCGCTGGGTGCCACTTGGGCCACCTTCGAACGCGACCCGCGCGCCGGCGAAATCGATGCCACGGACCCGCAAAACCCGAAGCGCACCCTGGCAGAGCGCTACAACACGCGCAAGAGCATCGATCACCAGCAGATCGGCGCCACGTATGAACAGCGCTTCGGCGACGACCGCCTGCGCGTGATGGCGTATGGCGGCAACCGCGACGTGATCCAGTACCAGGCATTCACCAAGGGCTTCCAGGCGCCCGCCACCCATTCGGGCGGCGTGGTCGACTTCAAGCGTGATTTCTATGGCATCGACACCAACTGGACCCATGTTAACCAGCTGGCGGGCGGCAAGCTCAGCACCACCTTCGGCATCGACTACGGCCGCTCGAAGGACGACCGCACCGGCTATGAAAACTATATCGGCGATGTGTTCGGCCTGAAGGGAAGGCTGCGCCGCGACGAGCAGAATGTAGTGTCCAGCCTCGACCCGTATATCCAGGCGGAATGGCAAAGCGGCCCGTGGATGCTGAGCGCCGGCGTGCGGCACAGCAAGATGAAAGTGGCGGTGGACGACCATTACCTCGGCAACGGTAACGACAGCGGCAGCCTGGAATTCAGCCATACGACGCCGGTGCTGGGTGTGCTGTACCAGGTCAATCCCAATTTGAATGTGTATGCCAGCGCGGCGCGCGGCTTCGAAGCGCCGACCCTGAACGAACTGTTTTACTCGGGCAGCGGCAGCGGCTTCAATTTCAAGCTGAAGCCAGCCACCAGCACCAACCTGGAAGCAGGGTTCAAGGCGCGCATCAGCAACAATACGCGGGTCAATGCGGCCGTGTTCCAGGTCCATACGGACGATGAACTGGTGGTCGACGCTTCCAGCGGTGGACGCACCAGCTATAAAAACGCCAGCAAGACCGTGCGCCAGGGCGTGGAAGTGTCGCTCGACTCCAGCCTGCCCTACGGCTTCACGACCCGCTGGGCGCTGACCAGCCTGCACGCCGTGTATGACGAAGCGTTTGGCGCCGTCGCCAAGGGCAGCCGCCTGCCCGGCGTGCCGAGCGCCAACCTGTTTGCGGAACTGGCATGGAAGGATAACCTCGACCGCTACGGCGCGGCGTTTGAAACCGTAGCCAGCAACCAGGTGTATGCGGAAGACAGCAACCAGGAAAAACCGGCGCCCGGCTACACCGTGTTTAATGTGCGCGTGAACGCCAAACAAAGCCTGGGCAACTGGCGCTTCAAGCAGTTCGCGCGCCTGAACAATCTGTTCGACAAGACCTATGTGGGTTCGGTCATCGTCGGCGACAGCAACAAGCGCTACTATGAAGCGGCCCCTGGCCGCAACTGGTTGCTGGGCACCAGCGCGCAGTATGTCTTTTAA
- a CDS encoding c-type cytochrome, which yields MHRLFLLLLFLPFAVCATEPNPSRGDPAAIDLGRQVFQANCARCHGAEATQPSAEAPDLRRLNAFCQQLKDGALQARCLQDVDAYFMMAVKAGKVRAGIVYMPPWRDVLTAQEIWAVRSFVESRPPAAPRLKTSVDIDHAAH from the coding sequence ATGCACCGACTTTTTCTTCTGCTGCTGTTCTTGCCATTTGCCGTATGCGCCACCGAACCGAACCCCTCGCGCGGCGACCCGGCCGCCATCGACCTGGGCAGGCAGGTGTTCCAGGCCAATTGCGCCCGCTGCCACGGCGCCGAGGCGACCCAGCCGTCGGCCGAGGCGCCGGATCTGCGCCGCCTGAACGCCTTTTGCCAGCAACTGAAGGACGGCGCACTGCAGGCACGCTGCCTGCAGGATGTTGATGCCTACTTTATGATGGCGGTAAAGGCGGGCAAGGTCCGCGCGGGCATTGTCTACATGCCGCCATGGCGCGATGTGCTGACGGCACAGGAAATCTGGGCCGTGCGCAGCTTTGTCGAAAGCCGCCCGCCTGCCGCGCCGCGGCTCAAGACCAGCGTCGACATCGACCACGCAGCACACTAG
- a CDS encoding RtcB family protein — protein MKNEEYEVMHTEGSRPVKMWTRGVPVEEAAKKQLRNTATLPFIYKHIAVMPDVHLGKGSTIGSVIPTLGAVIPAAVGVDIGCGMMAAKTTLTANDLPDNLGPLRSAIERAIPHGMSPKTRGHRGRDEGSWHTPPSAVDAAWLQLKDEFDAICLKTPKLKNTNNYRHLGTLGSGNHFIEVCLDEQGSVWFMLHSGSRGVGNAIGSHFIELAKQDMRTHFINLPDQDLAYLAEGTQHYDDYVEAVGWAQRFARNNREVMMQNLIAAVRTVIHKPFQTHVEAVNCHHNYVQKEHHFGKDVLVTRKGAVSAREGELGIIPGSMGAKSFIVRGKGNPDSFHSCSHGAGRTMSRTEAKRRFNLEDQVRATEGVECRKDANVIDEIPMAYKDIDAVMLAQRELVDVVHVLKQVVCVKG, from the coding sequence ATGAAAAACGAAGAATACGAAGTAATGCATACCGAAGGCAGCCGTCCTGTGAAGATGTGGACGCGTGGCGTGCCGGTCGAAGAAGCGGCGAAAAAGCAGCTGCGCAATACGGCCACCCTGCCGTTCATCTACAAGCATATCGCCGTGATGCCCGATGTGCACCTGGGTAAAGGCTCGACCATCGGCAGCGTGATTCCGACCCTGGGTGCGGTGATTCCGGCCGCCGTCGGCGTCGATATCGGCTGCGGCATGATGGCGGCGAAAACCACGCTGACGGCCAACGATTTGCCGGACAACCTGGGCCCTTTGCGCAGCGCCATCGAGCGCGCCATCCCGCACGGCATGTCGCCGAAAACGCGCGGCCACCGCGGCCGCGACGAGGGTTCCTGGCATACCCCGCCGTCGGCGGTCGATGCGGCCTGGCTGCAGCTGAAGGACGAATTCGATGCGATCTGCCTGAAGACGCCGAAGCTGAAGAACACCAACAATTATCGCCACCTGGGAACGTTGGGCAGCGGCAACCACTTTATTGAAGTGTGCCTCGACGAGCAGGGCTCCGTCTGGTTCATGCTGCACTCTGGGTCGCGCGGCGTGGGTAACGCCATCGGCAGCCATTTCATCGAACTGGCCAAGCAGGACATGCGCACCCACTTCATCAACCTGCCGGACCAGGACCTGGCCTACCTGGCCGAAGGGACGCAGCACTACGATGATTACGTGGAGGCGGTCGGCTGGGCCCAGCGTTTTGCGCGCAACAACCGCGAAGTGATGATGCAGAACCTGATCGCCGCCGTACGCACGGTGATCCACAAACCGTTCCAGACGCATGTGGAAGCGGTCAACTGCCACCACAATTACGTGCAGAAGGAGCACCACTTCGGCAAGGATGTGCTGGTCACGCGCAAGGGAGCGGTATCTGCGCGCGAGGGTGAGCTGGGGATCATTCCCGGTTCGATGGGCGCCAAGAGTTTTATCGTGCGCGGCAAAGGCAATCCGGACAGTTTTCATAGCTGCAGCCACGGCGCGGGGCGCACCATGAGCCGCACGGAAGCGAAGCGCCGTTTCAATCTGGAAGACCAGGTGCGCGCCACCGAAGGCGTGGAGTGCCGCAAGGACGCCAATGTGATCGACGAGATTCCGATGGCCTACAAGGATATCGATGCGGTGATGCTGGCCCAGCGCGAACTGGTCGATGTGGTGCATGTGTTGAAGCAGGTTGTCTGCGTCAAGGGATAG